A window of Loxodonta africana isolate mLoxAfr1 chromosome 3, mLoxAfr1.hap2, whole genome shotgun sequence genomic DNA:
acagtggttaaattgcttggctgctaaccgaaaagatgGTGGTTGAAATTCAtctagccgctctgcaggagaggGACCTGGCAATGTGcgttcataaagattatagtctagaaaatTGTAAGGGGCAGTTCAGATTTGCCATAGGTGTCAATATGAGTTGaaagcaactcgacagcacctaacaacagtatgtCTTCTatacattattttcattttttaaattactttttgtgTCATGAAGGGAAACTTTAAACTTCCAATCTTCCTTTCTATAGCCCTTGCATATGGTTGGGGTTTTATGCATTGGCAATTTATATTTTGtttgctgagtcggaattgactcgacagcacagggTTTAATTTGAATAACAGCAACAGTTCTAATTTTTCTGTGTAGTTAATGTGGGGTGGTACATTAGAAAATGGTTTATTTTTGTCATACTTCCTTGGTAACTTAATCCCTCCCCTAAATACCTTTGTGAGCCTCACAAATGACTGCATTCAAAATGTGGACTAGGGCTGTAGTCATCTCAAGGCTTGACTGGAAGTGGATCCCATTCCAAGGTCACTTAGGCATCAGTTAGCAGGATTTCTTTCTCACAGGATGTTGTCCAGAGGCCTCCCTTAACTTCTGACCACATGGGCTTCTGTATCAGGCAGCTGGCAACATGGAAGCTGGAGAGGGCTGGCAAGATGAAAGCTAAATTCTTTTAACATCCCAGTGTTGGAAGTAATATCCCAAGAGTTTTCCCAAATTCTATTTGATGGAAGCAATTAACAGAGTCAAGCACACACTCATGCGGATGTTTATCCATAAGATTGTGAATACAGGACGTGGGAGTCGCTGGATGAATCTTAGAACCGACACACTATGCAGGCTTCACTCACTATAAGGATGGTGGCTCTAAGCACAACTACACTCTACAGAGGTCCCTCTGCTTTCCAGCATAGTCCCAATCCATAGCACCACCATGCACGCAGCAAACATTCCCTGAGGAGAAACGGCCACATGGTAGAATTCCTACGAACCCCACCATGATGCTGCTGAACTTGAAGTCAGAAGGTCCTCTGGTTTCTCTAGGACGAACAGGGTCCTTCCATTAGGCCAGTCTCAGCCTTTCCATGCACAAATTCAACACATTTCCCCAACAACAACTGATATTTGCTTAACTACAAAGGGCTCACTTCACTCCGGAATGTAATTTTCCTTAGGTTTCTTTGTGTTCAGAACTTTTCAAATCTTTAATAAAATGTGCTTATGGCTTATCTAGTTTGTTTCTCTAGTAGATAAAGTGGAATAATGGTGTGTTGCACCTTCTACATTTTGTCCAAGTGGCCTCCTGGGTGAGGCTTCTCTGTTCTGAAGGACTCAGAGAATGGTTTGTCATTAGTCAATACGAAGAAAACTGGAATATATACCCAATGACATTGAACATGGACAAAAGGATGCTATTTACATATGTGTGGGTAAATGGCTGAGGATAATTTTGGGGAGATCAAATGGCAGGTGAGTAGAGGCGGATGGAGAAGTAGAGGATAAGCATTGAGAGCTTTCAGCATTCTTGGACAGTGGcaaaattttaatattaaacaTATGGAAAGAGGGGATTAGAATACTAGAGTCATTGTCAAAGCCGAGTGTAGAGGACAGGTGTATGAAAACCAACGAGAGTTCTGTTCTTGTGGTAAAAAGAGAGATTTGCTTTGTGCTTTTCCCACTTCTCTCTCTGGGTGAATATccttaaagaaaaaggaaagacatTACATTCCTGCATTCTCTTCTTAGTTGTCCAATTGAGGAACATCTACCCTCAATTTTTTATCACTGTGTAATTTATAGAACATATCAAACCCTACCCTTCATTCTACGACTCTTATTCTTGCACATACAATTAAACGGTGAATAACAGATCCCATCAAATGCCCatgataacaaaaacaaacaaaccacccATTTCTTCCTTCAGGAGTTCTTAAAGGTCTCCATGGAAGATATAATGTTCCAAGGAGGATGAAAGATACTGGGTATAAGGATATCACATAATCCTCACCTTTATTTTATAAGACAGTGAATAATttattcaacattataaaaattagagatgGGACTAAACTCCAGTCTTAATACAATAGATTTGTAACATATATATAAATGATATCCAGTCCCTGCCCTTGAACTTCTCAGGGTCTTGTCGTGTAAAGATAAATTGTAATGGTCATCAGGCATCCAAGGTAAAGAACATATGGACTTCAAACAATTTATTTGAATGGCTTCTGCGTTACAGTAGATGACAACAATAATGTCTATATTTACTGAAttctcaccaagcatgatgtgtaTTATCTGCTTAATCTTTACAATGCCATCAGCTaaataatatagaaaatggaGAATCAACAGCCTTGAGATTTAAGTACCAAGTCCATTTCTGCAAAGCTAATGAGTTAGAAGACTAATGTGGACAATCAGACAGTTTCCCTGCAAATCCCATTAGCTGAGCTACTGTATTGGCCTAACCATACAGTGACTACATTAGTTTCCACTTACTGATCCATTATAGGTGCTAAACAGGGTTGTAATTAGCACTTTTGATTGTCTCCTCTTAACTGCTCTCTCAGATGGGTGCTTTCGTATCACAACTACACAGATGAAGAAGTTAAACAGAATCATGTTTTATATTATGCCTAATGTCACAGTTTGTAATATCAAGTTCTTTTTGAATTCTTGAACTCCACACTTAAAATGAACTTCTCTAAAGTGGTATTAAGGACCACCATTCGATGGCAAACTACTGTTTAATCCAACCTTGACAAAATTACATGTAGTCGTTACAATGGCCTTGGATGGTTACTACCATTAACTGCAATTTGATGATGAGGACTCTAAGGATCAACGAGGTGCACTGAGTTACCAAAATTGCCCAGTTTAAAAAGCCAAAGTCTTATTGGAAGTATGTTACCAAATCCCACACCCTTTCCACAACCTGCAGTTCCTCATCCATATCAAAGATAAGTACACCCCTTTCTGTCATTAGGAAACTCTGACATATTTCCTTCCAGGCACTTCCCCATTTATAGCATTAATCTAATAGTATCACTCATTCTAAGTCTTGATGTTTGAATAGAAAGAGGAAAATGCTGCCTTTGAGGAGAGAGTACATGAGATATCAAAATGAAATTACCTTGAGTTCATCGATTTTTTTCACCATTCCTCAGTTTGCAGAAATGAATATACAAACTTAGTTCCAGGGTAGATGGGACTCCTAAGTCTCCTTGCAGTTAGGCATACCCATAGAATCACAACActactttcctgttttttaatgaggACTATCACTTCCCACAAACTAGTATGGTCTCATCCTCTGGCAAGTGCACTCCGTTTCTCCATTACCAAAGTTCCTCATCAGGAAAGTTTGTAGGGGATTTAACTCAGTGGTAAAAGACAGAGTAAATTAGGTTATTGGTTAGGCAGGTTTTCTGAGCATTCAAAATTTCTCCCTCAGAAATTATGCCAATATGTCTAAAGGACATGGCACACCCATGTAGTAGAACATAGAAAGTGCCCAAAGACTAGGAAAGCTGCCAACATAGTCATGTCTTCATCAGTCTCTTACAAGTGAAGGACAAAGGCTCCCATTTCCTGAAAACATAATCCTCTGCTATTCTAGACTaatgaaaaataagataaaatttaatttattcatAATGACTTCATGAATTGATGAGTGCACTAATAAAGCCACAATAATTGGAAATATATCACCACCTTAATTCTCAGCTATACAACCTTGACCAAGGTATGCCATTTACACCTACCTTTTTTTCCTGagcatgctttgtaatattccagtTTTAGACACTTCACATATTACTTTATTCCTCAAATACAATTTATCAGTCAGGATTcaataaagaaaattgaaaacaccatgaagaGCATTTCATACAGGAAACTGGTAAAATAGTTAAACAAGGactgaaagacaaaaaggagCAATGTGGCAATACAGAAATAGTTACTGCGGAAAGCAGCTACCATATCAGGGTCTAAGGGAAGAAGTATAATGAAAGTGTTGAGCTTATTAGGGTGTGGTAATATTTGCTAATCTTTATTGGAAGAACCTAACAATAAAGCCAGATGGGAAATCAGAACAGTGGTTTACGGATCCTTCTCTCTCCGGCCCCAGCATCACAGAATAAAGAAGGGTGAACCTGGAAAAGGGAGACAATAGCTTATCAATAAGCACACATGACCAACTTTATTGTGTGCAGGGCAAAAGCGgtggtggttcattggtagaattctcaccttccatgtggaagaccaggtttgattcccaaccaGTGTACGTTTTGTGCACCAACCACCTGTCAACAGAGGCACACATCCTGCTAAAATGTTGACTAGGTTTCCGCAGAGATTCCATGCTAAGACGGACtagtaaaaaaggcctggtgatctacttacaaaaatcagttaatgaaaaccctgtggatcacaatggtctgatccacaacggatcatgcagatggtgcaggactgggtagtgttctctcctgttgtgcatgtggtcaccatgtgtcagggaggcaactcaagagcagctaacaacaacatgatgtagAAGAAGGAAATATGAGAAAAAATATCACGAATACTGAGGAAAATCTCTTACTGGTTGTTAGGTTAAGTTCTCTCATATCGTTTCCACTGTGAACTCTGATCACTTTGAGATCTTCACCATTTGCTCAGGAGAGTAAAAAACCCACTACAAACTAGTCATATTTGAAGACAAGTCTGAAAACTTAAGGAGTTCTCACGTTGGCTAAATATCAAAATCACCTGTGATGCATTAAAAATTGTGTTCCAATTAAACCAGAATCATAGTGGTTGAGGCCAAAACATCAAAATTTTTTAGTTTCCTAGACAATTCCTTTATGAAGTCAAGGCTTAGGACCAGTGACATGGATTCTCACACATAACCTGCATATACTGTTCTGTTAGATACAAAGTAAAGGCTGAAGATTCTAAGTACATAAAAATAGAGTTGTGCATTATACCAGGAATCCTGGGTCACAGATGAGAAGCTACAGAAGGCTCCATAACTACAACGGGATTTGATCCACCAAGCTGATTGACATATCCCAGAATACTCCCACTATCCCAGTAAGCATGTGACAAGGGAAGCAACGTTCATATATGAAATCTCCATACTGAAACCTCTGAGAGCTACAAAACTTATGTAACTAACAGGCAAGATTTATGATTGCAGATGTTAGGTTTTGTCATCTTTTCCAATCCACATGTCAAAAAAGATGGCACAAGTTTTAATATTAGACTTCTCTGCTGAGGAGCCTCCAGAGGGCCTTCTTGATGTCCCTGTTTCTCAGACTGTAGATgaaggggttcagcatgggggTCACCACAGTGTACATCACTGAGGACACTGCACACATCCtgggggaagatgtggcagctgAACCGAAGTAGACTCCAAGGCCTGTTccataaaataagcaaacaaatgtAAGGTGAGAGCTACAGGTGGAAAAGGCTTTATACTTCCCACCTAAAGATGAGATTCTCAGGATGGAAGAAACAATTCGAGTGTAAGAGAAAAGGATCCCTGAGACTGGAACACCACCAAAGATGGCACCACTACAATATACTAATAAGATATGGATGGAGGTGTCAGAACATGCAAATTGAAAGAGTTGAGGTGGGTTACACAGGAAATGAGGAATTTTCACAGCTGTACAGAAGGTAAGTTGTGACATCACAGAAATGTGCAGCAGGGAGTCCAAAAGGCTGATGAAAAAAGATACCAAAACTAGCAAGACACAGAGGCGGGGATTCATGATAACTGTGTAGTGCAGGGGGTGACAAATGGCCACAAACCGGTCATAAGCCATCACACTGAGGAGCACACTGTCCAGGCatataaagagatagaaaaaggaCACTTGTGTCAGGCAACCTGCATAGGTGATGGATTTGCTGTGTGTCTGGATGTTCACTAGCATCTTTAGGAGTGTGGTGGAAATGACACTGATATCAGTCAAGGACAagttggagaggaagaagtacatgggggtgtggagatgGGAGTCAGAGGTGACAGCCAGGATGGGGAGTAGGTTCCCAGTCACAGTGATCAGGTACATGGACAGGAACAGCCCAAAGAGGAGGGGCTGCAGTTCTGGGTCCTCAGAGAGGCCCAAGAGGAAGAATTCTGAGACATCTGTTAGATTCTGTGGCTCCATATACCTGAGACAGcttctggaaaaagaaaaagaggattgTTAAAAGGAAACAAGTAAACAGATACCCAGCACTGTGTCTGTATTTCAAATTCAAGAAATGCACACGTGAAGTAGACAAATTCACAAGCGTTCACATTATGGGCCTCATATTCTAATTACTGCAGCAAAATTACTCTGTACTAGCAAGCCCCTCTACTGTACTTCTCAGAACTACttccttgctttctttttcttctgtttctcaaCCCAACTTTAGAGATGTTGGCCTAAAGAATATTAGGATGGCAAGGACCttggaaaataacaaatttatAGATGGAGCAATATATCAGACCCCTCTATGAGGGGAACATATGCAATAAGAAATCtctttcttttaataaaaaaaattatttcaattaaAGGACACTAGGAAACACTTGCACTCCCAGGGTAGGCaagcagttaacacacttggctgctaagcacaGGGtgggagcccacccagaggcacctcaaaagaaaggccttatgatctacttctgaaaaaccactctttgaaaaccccatgaagcacagttctactctgacacacagtgtcGCTATGTATCAGAATCCACTTAACAGCAACTACTTTTTAAAACTAgtcaaatgtattttattttatccaaGTACTGTGCAATGAATTTCCTTGATCtggaatatttaaaaaacaacaattaaGTGATaggaacacatttttaaaaatgccattatgtggattctgactcatggcaatcccatgtgttacagaacagagcTGCTCCACAAGATTTTCTTGaccttaatctttacagaatacaggtggcatagcttccagcattatagcaacacacaagctcccacaatATCACAAAcggacagacatgtgggggaagccatgccaccagtattcaaataccagcagggtcatccatggctgacaggtttcagctgagcttccagactaagactgactaggaagaaggactcagcagtctacttctaaaaagaatgagccagtgaaaaaccttatgaatagcagggcaatattgtctgatacagtgccagaagatgagccccccagattggaaggcactcagaataccactggggcagagctgcctcctcaaagtagagtcgaccttaacgatgtggatgaaGTCATGCTTttgctcaaaatgagaaaaaacagctgcaaacatccattaataaccagaaggtggtatgtacaaagtatgaatcttgggaaactggaaatcatcaaaactgatatggaacacataaacatcgatatcccaggcattagtgagctgaaatgaactagtattggccattttgaactggacaatcctatggtctaccatgccaagaatgacaacttgaagaggtatGGCACTGCACgcattttcaaaaagaacatttcaagatctaccctgaagaaCAATGCCAtcggtgatagaataatatccctacgcctacaaggaacgccagttaatatggctatcattcaatttacacaccaaccacaaaggccaaagacaaagaaattgcagattttcaccagcttctgcagtctgaaatggatcgaaaaatgcaatcaggatgcattgataattactggtgattggaatgcaaaagctggaaacaaagaagaaggataggtagttggacaatatgaccttggtgatagaaacaatactggaGACTGCAtcacagaattttgcaacaccaaggacttcttcattgcaaatatcttttttcaccaacataaaaggtgactatacatatggacattgccagatggaataaacaggaatcaaatcgactacatctgtgaaaaaacACAAcaggaaagctcaatatcatctgccGTAAAAGGTTAGGGGCCGggtgcagaacagaccatcaattgctcatatgcaagttaaagttgaaactgaggaaaatatgaacaagtcaatgagagtcaaagtacaaccttgagtatatcccacctgaatttagagaccgtctcaggaatagatttcatGAGTtgcacactaatgaccaaaggccagataagttgtggaatgacattaaggacaccatccataaagaaagctagaggtcattaaaaagacagaaaagacaaaactacATGTCAGCAAAGACTCTGACACTTGGCCTTGAATGCCAAATaaaaagctaaagcaaaaggaagaaatgctaaactaaaagaactgaacagaagatttcaaatggcggatagagaagaaaaagtaaagtattataatgaaatgcacaaagagctggagatagaaaaacaaaagggaaagacatgctgggcatttctcaagcttaaagaactgaagaaaatattcaagcttcaagttgaaatagtgaaaaattctatggggaaaatattaaatgacgcagaaaccatcaaaagaagatggaaagaatacacagagtcactacaccaaaaagaattggttgacattcaaccatttcaggaagtagcatatgatcaggaaacaatggtaatgaaggaagaacaaGCTACAATGAAGGCATtcgtgaaaaacagggctccaggaattgatgaaatatcaattgagatgtttcaacaaacggatgcagtgctagcagtgctcacttgtctatgccaagaaatttggaagacagttaccaggccaacttactggaagagatccatatttgtgcctattcccaagaaagatgatccaaccaaatgcagaaattatggaacaatatcattaataccacatgcaagcaaaattttgctgaagatcattcagaagcagctgcagcagtatatcaacaggaactgccagaaattcaggctggattcaggagaggtcTTGGgtccagggatatcattgatgatgtcagatggatcctggctgaaagcaggaaataccagaaagaagtttacttgtgttttgttgactatgcaaaggcattcaactctgtgcatcataacaaattacggataatgtttggaagaatgggaattcctgaatacttagttgtgttcatgaggaatctgtacacagatcaagaggcagttgttggaacagaacaaggggatatcgcacgtttt
This region includes:
- the LOC135230886 gene encoding olfactory receptor 7E178-like, producing MEPQNLTDVSEFFLLGLSEDPELQPLLFGLFLSMYLITVTGNLLPILAVTSDSHLHTPMYFFLSNLSLTDISVISTTLLKMLVNIQTHSKSITYAGCLTQVSFFYLFICLDSVLLSVMAYDRFVAICHPLHYTVIMNPRLCVLLVLVSFFISLLDSLLHISVMSQLTFCTAVKIPHFLCNPPQLFQFACSDTSIHILLVYCSGAIFGGVPVSGILFSYTRIVSSILRISSLGGKYKAFSTCSSHLTFVCLFYGTGLGVYFGSAATSSPRMCAVSSVMYTVVTPMLNPFIYSLRNRDIKKALWRLLSREV